The proteins below come from a single Drosophila miranda strain MSH22 chromosome Y unlocalized genomic scaffold, D.miranda_PacBio2.1 Contig_Y1_pilon, whole genome shotgun sequence genomic window:
- the LOC117191103 gene encoding juvenile hormone epoxide hydrolase 1-like has translation MSVTLKILVLVPAIGGGLIYKNVSQLWADLPAPKLDPQEWWGDEAQPKDYAAYLANSSEVIGNQLSYPEKTITDLFTRLNRTLRLTPPLEGVAFEYGFNTDYLKEVVEYWRDDYLPRWREREVFLWLRMHFLHLMVYDENKVGKQHYPVLLLHGWPGSVREFYDLIHLLHQSNLDKNNKYIFDVIVPSLPGYGWSQGTSRKGLGPAQVAVIISNLMARLGYTKYFIQGGDWGSIIGSHMATLFPENVLGYHSNLCSSTSPKSHVMGALAGLWPSLFVPSGFEDLFFPKSGQLSYLIEESGYFHLQATKPDTIGAALTDNPVGLAAYILEKFSTWTNPSYRSLADGGITKRYTMDALLDNVMIYFLTNSINTSQRLYAEPYSKEQRGLLLERVPTPIPTGCARFKSDIMHFLDIQLKHKFPNLIHSTYHKQGGHFAALEVPKVLHKDFLEFVKKVEQKFNIKPL, from the exons ATGTCCGTCACACTGAAAATTCTGGTGCTGGTGCCGGCCATTGGCGGCGGCCTAATCTATAAGAATGTCAGCCAGCTCTGGGCAGATTTGCCTGCCCCGAAACTGGATCCGCAGGAATGGTGGGGCGATGAGGCCCAGCCCAAGGACTATGCAGCCTATCTGGCCAACAGCTCGGAGGTGATTGGCAATCAGCTCAGCTATCCGGAGAAG ACGATCACGGATTTGTTTACTCGCTTGAATCGCACTCTGCGCCTCACTCCCCCACTGGAGGGCGTGGCCTTTGAGTACGGATTCAACACGGACTATCTTAAGGAAGTGGTGGAGTACTGGAGAGACGATTACCTGCCGCGTTGGCGCGAACGTGAAGTCTTCCTTTG GCTACGCATGCACTTCCTCCACCTGATGGTCTACGACGAGAACAAGGTGGGCAAGCAGCACTATCCGGTGCTCCTGCTGCACGGCTGGCCGGGATCGGTCCGCGAGTTCTACGATCTGATTCACCTGCTCCATCAGTCCAATCTGGATAAGAACAACAAGTACATCTTCGACGTGATTGTGCCCAGTTTGCCAGGCTATGGCTGGTCCCAG GGCACGTCACGTAAGGGGCTTGGACCTGCCCAAGTGGCCGTGATAATAAGCAACCTTATGGCACGCCTGGGGTACACTAAGTACTTCATTCAGGGCGGCGATTGGGGCAGCATCATTGGCAGCCACATGGCCACCCTCTTCCCGGAGAACGTCCTCGGCTATCACTCCAATCTGTGCAGCAGCACGAGCCCGAAGTCCCATGTAATGGGTGCGCTGGCCGGGCTGTGGCCCAGTCTCTTTGTGCCCAGTGGCTTCGAGGACCTATTCTTCCCAAAGTCGGGCCAGCTGAGCTATCTGATTGAGGAGAGCGGCTACTTCCACTTGCAGGCCACCAAGCCGGACACCATTGGCGCAGCTCTCACCGATAACCCAGTCGGCCTGGCCGCTTATATTCTGGAAAAGTTCTCCACGTGGACCAATCCAAGCTACCGGTCCCTGGCCGATGGCGGCATCACGAAGCGCTACACGATGGACGCCCTGCTGGACAACGTGATGATCTACTTTTTGACCAACTCGATCAACACCTCGCAGCGCCTGTACGCCGAGCCCTACAGCAAGGAGCAGCGTGGACTGCTGCTGGAACGCGTCCCCACCCCGATACCAACTGGGTGTGCCCGCTTCAAGAGCGATATCATGCATTTCCTGGATATTCAGCTGAAGCATAAGTTCCCGAACCTGATACACAGCACCTAT